One Yoonia sp. BS5-3 genomic window carries:
- a CDS encoding GntR family transcriptional regulator, producing MTETAIKSAATADEIVTQLTEAVHEHRVLPGMKLSEDEVGEIFGVGRTVVRQALRTMAHGGLVAIERNRGAFVAKPSIKEAREVFEARALLEPQTARAAAERARPDDITVLKDHITQEHAAIDANEAGRALKLSGHFHVEIARIADQKTIEAFIRQLVSQSSLVIALYWQRRSALCESHAHHALIDAIAQNDPASAEEIMKGHLVDLVSQLNLRDVPDGNLSLRDAFT from the coding sequence ATGACCGAGACAGCAATCAAAAGCGCCGCCACCGCAGATGAGATCGTGACCCAACTGACCGAAGCGGTGCATGAACACCGGGTTCTGCCGGGCATGAAACTCAGCGAGGATGAGGTCGGCGAAATCTTCGGCGTGGGCCGCACGGTGGTGCGGCAGGCGCTGCGCACAATGGCGCATGGCGGGCTTGTTGCAATCGAACGCAACCGGGGTGCCTTTGTCGCCAAACCTTCGATCAAAGAAGCGCGCGAGGTGTTTGAAGCCCGCGCATTGCTGGAACCTCAGACCGCCCGCGCCGCCGCTGAACGGGCGAGGCCCGATGATATCACCGTGCTGAAAGATCATATCACCCAGGAACACGCCGCCATTGATGCCAATGAAGCCGGGCGCGCGCTGAAACTGTCAGGGCATTTCCATGTTGAGATTGCCCGCATCGCAGATCAAAAAACGATTGAAGCCTTCATTCGCCAGCTCGTCTCGCAATCATCCTTGGTCATTGCCCTTTATTGGCAGCGGCGCAGTGCCCTATGCGAAAGCCACGCCCATCACGCGCTGATTGATGCGATCGCGCAAAATGATCCGGCATCCGCCGAAGAGATCATGAAAGGCCATCTGGTCGATCTTGTCTCGCAGCTGAACCTGCGCGATGTGCCTGATGGCAACCTGTCTTTGCGGGACGCGTTCACATGA
- a CDS encoding ABC transporter ATP-binding protein translates to MPSNLDLELVSLTKRYGSALAVDAISYHFASGTYACLLGPSGCGKSSTLRMVAGHESVTGGSVLLGGRDISFLPPAKRGTAMMFQNYALFPHLSVTENVAFSLKMKGVDAATRASRAGEMLELVDMSAFAARLPAQLSGGQQQRVALARALITKPDILLLDEPLSALDPFLRIRMRAELKRLQRELGITFLHVTHGQDEALALADEIVVMNNAKIEQAGPTRSVFEAPKTAFVARFLGSHNVISLPGGPIAVRSDAMKINAPAGAKMEGQITNIEYQGTHVALTAAIAGNQEVTALLPDQEFFGAPKELGEAVGLDWDPQAAHALTA, encoded by the coding sequence ATGCCATCCAATCTGGACCTTGAACTTGTCAGCCTGACCAAACGCTATGGCAGCGCGCTGGCCGTGGATGCGATCAGCTACCATTTTGCGTCGGGCACCTATGCCTGTCTTTTGGGGCCATCAGGCTGCGGCAAGTCGTCGACCCTGCGCATGGTTGCCGGGCATGAAAGCGTAACGGGCGGATCAGTTTTGCTGGGCGGGCGCGATATTTCCTTTCTGCCCCCCGCAAAACGCGGTACCGCGATGATGTTTCAAAACTATGCACTGTTTCCCCATCTGAGCGTTACGGAAAATGTGGCGTTCAGCCTGAAAATGAAAGGTGTGGATGCTGCAACCCGCGCCAGCCGCGCAGGCGAGATGCTGGAGCTGGTGGATATGAGCGCCTTTGCCGCCCGCCTGCCTGCCCAGCTGTCGGGCGGCCAGCAGCAACGCGTTGCCTTGGCCCGGGCCCTGATCACGAAACCCGATATCCTACTGCTGGATGAACCGCTATCCGCGCTTGATCCGTTCCTGCGCATCCGCATGCGCGCCGAACTTAAACGGCTGCAGCGCGAGCTGGGCATTACGTTTTTACACGTCACCCATGGGCAGGACGAGGCCCTGGCCCTGGCTGACGAAATTGTTGTGATGAATAACGCCAAGATCGAACAGGCCGGCCCGACCCGGTCGGTGTTTGAGGCCCCTAAAACGGCCTTTGTTGCGCGTTTCTTGGGCTCGCATAACGTGATTTCCCTGCCCGGCGGTCCGATTGCTGTGCGGTCCGATGCCATGAAGATCAACGCCCCTGCGGGTGCGAAGATGGAGGGGCAGATCACCAATATCGAATATCAGGGAACCCATGTCGCACTGACCGCTGCCATTGCAGGCAATCAAGAGGTCACTGCGCTTCTTCCCGATCAAGAGTTCTTCGGGGCACCGAAGGAATTGGGCGAGGCTGTTGGCCTCGATTGGGACCCTCAGGCAGCCCATGCGTTAACCGCCTGA
- a CDS encoding extracellular solute-binding protein, with product MPKIRYSRRSMLKAGGAAVAAAALPAPMVWGQEIKDVTLRQFGTGVSNLNEVATKVKEDLGFNLEMTALDSDSVTQRAATQPDSFDIADIEYWICKKVWPTGNLQAMDTTKIANYDKIVGIFRDGKLTPESTIAQGTAPHSVGFTTGADGTEFVDEESGWMTLIPTIYNADTLGIRPDLIGRPISNWSELLNPEFAGKASILDISSIGIMDMAMVVESMGEYTYPDKGNMTREEIDLTLGIFTEAKKAGQFRAFWKSFSESVELMASGEVVIQSMWSPAITAVRSQGIPCVYQPLEEGYRSWGGGIGLSASLSGIELDAAYEYINWYLSGWVGGFLMRQGYYSAVPETSKEFMSADEWGFWFEGKAAEGDITNPFGDVMEKAGAVRDGGSFYDRMGAVACWNAVMDENQYMVRKWNEFIAA from the coding sequence ATTCCAAAGATACGCTATTCGCGCCGGTCCATGCTGAAGGCAGGTGGCGCGGCGGTGGCGGCCGCCGCGCTTCCGGCTCCTATGGTCTGGGGGCAAGAGATCAAAGATGTGACCTTGCGCCAGTTCGGCACCGGGGTGTCCAACCTCAATGAAGTGGCGACAAAGGTCAAGGAAGACCTCGGGTTTAACCTGGAAATGACCGCGCTTGATTCCGACAGCGTCACCCAGCGTGCCGCCACCCAGCCGGACAGTTTTGATATCGCTGATATCGAATACTGGATCTGCAAAAAGGTCTGGCCAACCGGCAACCTGCAAGCGATGGACACCACGAAAATCGCCAATTACGACAAGATCGTCGGCATCTTCCGGGATGGGAAACTAACCCCGGAAAGCACCATCGCGCAGGGCACTGCGCCGCATAGTGTGGGCTTTACCACCGGGGCAGACGGCACGGAATTTGTAGATGAGGAATCTGGTTGGATGACCTTGATCCCCACCATCTATAACGCCGACACGCTAGGCATCCGCCCTGACCTGATTGGCCGCCCGATCAGCAATTGGTCTGAACTGCTGAACCCCGAATTTGCGGGCAAAGCCTCAATCCTGGATATTTCATCCATCGGCATCATGGATATGGCCATGGTCGTCGAATCCATGGGCGAATACACCTATCCCGACAAGGGCAACATGACCCGTGAAGAGATTGACCTGACCTTGGGCATCTTTACCGAAGCCAAGAAAGCCGGTCAGTTCCGCGCCTTCTGGAAATCCTTCTCGGAATCGGTTGAGCTGATGGCCTCGGGCGAGGTGGTTATCCAATCCATGTGGTCGCCTGCAATCACAGCCGTGCGCAGCCAGGGCATTCCATGTGTCTACCAGCCACTTGAGGAAGGCTACCGGTCATGGGGCGGCGGCATCGGCCTGTCAGCATCCCTGTCCGGGATCGAGCTGGACGCCGCCTATGAATATATCAACTGGTATCTGTCCGGCTGGGTCGGCGGTTTCCTGATGCGCCAGGGCTACTATTCAGCTGTGCCCGAGACCTCAAAAGAGTTCATGAGCGCCGATGAATGGGGCTTCTGGTTCGAAGGCAAAGCCGCCGAGGGTGATATCACCAACCCATTTGGCGATGTGATGGAAAAAGCTGGCGCGGTGCGCGATGGTGGTTCCTTCTATGATCGTATGGGCGCGGTGGCCTGTTGGAACGCTGTCATGGATGAGAACCAGTACATGGTGCGCAAGTGGAACGAGTTTATCGCCGCTTGA
- a CDS encoding ABC transporter permease: MASPLALILTAFLVAPIIMIVIVSFWGATEFSIYPAFQFDNYAFLFGSDVTYRVFFNTFKYAAITWAFTLVIGFTVAYFLAFHVRSLKWQIALFLLCTIPFWTSNIIRMISWIPFLGRNGLANATLVSWGVIDEPLDWLLFSDFSVILAFVHLYTLFMVVPIFNTMMRIDKSLIEAAVDAGATGWQTLRYVVIPLTKPGIMIGTIFVVTLVMGDFITVRFMSGSQSANVGRMIQNDIGLLQYPSAAATAVILLATVLIVIGILLRFVDIRKEL; encoded by the coding sequence ATGGCCAGTCCGCTGGCCTTGATCCTGACCGCTTTTCTTGTCGCCCCGATCATCATGATTGTGATTGTCAGCTTTTGGGGCGCGACAGAGTTTTCGATCTATCCCGCCTTTCAATTTGACAATTACGCCTTTCTCTTTGGATCGGACGTGACCTATCGCGTCTTTTTCAACACGTTCAAATATGCCGCCATCACATGGGCCTTCACCCTGGTGATCGGCTTTACCGTCGCCTATTTTCTGGCGTTCCATGTGCGGTCATTGAAATGGCAGATCGCCCTGTTTCTTCTGTGTACGATCCCCTTCTGGACCTCGAATATCATTCGCATGATTTCGTGGATCCCGTTTCTGGGCCGCAACGGGCTGGCCAATGCGACCCTGGTGTCCTGGGGCGTGATTGATGAGCCGTTGGATTGGCTTTTATTCAGCGATTTCAGCGTCATTCTGGCCTTTGTCCATCTGTACACGCTGTTTATGGTCGTCCCCATTTTCAACACGATGATGCGTATCGACAAATCCCTGATCGAAGCGGCAGTGGATGCGGGCGCGACTGGTTGGCAGACCCTGCGTTATGTGGTGATCCCGCTGACAAAGCCGGGCATCATGATTGGCACGATCTTTGTCGTGACCTTGGTGATGGGCGATTTCATCACCGTCCGCTTCATGAGCGGGTCCCAATCAGCCAATGTGGGCCGGATGATTCAGAATGATATTGGCCTGCTGCAATACCCTTCAGCGGCGGCAACGGCGGTGATCCTGCTGGCCACTGTGTTGATCGTGATTGGCATCCTTTTGCGCTTTGTCGATATCCGGAAGGAGCTGTGA
- a CDS encoding ABC transporter permease, translated as MEPRPRSFYVLATFFTLFLLFLYGPTLTIAILSFQGPSGGLTFPMKGVSLHWFHDLFQQQAVGDIWGSFRRSFVLGLMVMITTVIVSVLGGLAFRKRFAGSGIIFYLIITSLVIPSILVSLGVGLIWSQSGLPVHWSTSGFGAQLTWTLPFGLLIMFAVFNRFDKSYEEAARDLGASPWQTVRFVVLPIIAPSLIGVALFGFTLSYDEFARTLLTSGSYNTLPLEIFGMTTNVTSPVIFALGTLTTLFSFGVIGLFLLIFWRIDRRRKAQGSDAGNGLA; from the coding sequence ATGGAACCGCGCCCCCGCTCATTTTACGTCTTGGCCACGTTTTTCACGCTGTTTTTGCTGTTTCTATATGGCCCAACCCTGACCATCGCGATCCTGTCATTTCAAGGCCCAAGCGGCGGGCTGACATTTCCGATGAAAGGGGTCTCGCTGCATTGGTTCCATGACCTGTTCCAGCAACAGGCTGTCGGGGACATCTGGGGGTCGTTCCGGCGGTCCTTTGTTCTTGGATTGATGGTCATGATCACGACCGTGATTGTGTCTGTGCTGGGCGGCTTGGCGTTCCGCAAACGTTTTGCCGGATCAGGAATTATCTTTTATCTGATCATCACATCCCTGGTGATCCCCTCAATCCTGGTGTCACTGGGTGTCGGGTTGATCTGGTCCCAATCTGGCCTTCCTGTACACTGGTCCACTTCGGGATTTGGTGCGCAGCTGACCTGGACATTGCCCTTTGGCCTTTTGATCATGTTTGCGGTCTTCAACCGCTTTGACAAAAGCTATGAAGAAGCGGCCCGCGATCTGGGGGCCTCGCCTTGGCAGACCGTCCGTTTTGTCGTTTTGCCCATCATCGCCCCGTCACTGATTGGCGTTGCCCTGTTTGGGTTCACGCTAAGCTATGATGAATTTGCCCGAACCCTGCTGACATCGGGCAGTTACAACACCTTGCCGCTTGAGATTTTTGGGATGACAACCAATGTCACCTCGCCTGTGATTTTCGCGCTTGGCACGTTGACAACCTTATTTTCTTTTGGCGTGATCGGGCTGTTCTTGCTGATCTTTTGGCGGATCGACCGCCGCCGAAAGGCGCAAGGATCAGATGCCGGGAACGGCTTGGCCTGA
- a CDS encoding aspartate/glutamate racemase family protein — MPVIIINPNSTAAMTEAMLQAARDAAPDIAFEGWTSHHGPAAIQGAADGARAAPPLLELIKEAGAQRADGIIIGCFDDTALTAAARLSNCPVLGIGQAAYHFAALRNWRFSVVTTLPISVPVLEGNIVRLGLDPFLGRVRASDIPVLALHADPEQSIARITNEAQTAAAEDGIDAIVLGCAGMVHVTEAVRSNLQIPVIDPVVAAAKAMRWLI; from the coding sequence ATGCCGGTTATTATCATCAATCCCAATAGCACGGCGGCGATGACAGAAGCCATGTTGCAAGCCGCCCGCGACGCCGCCCCCGATATCGCATTTGAGGGCTGGACGTCACATCACGGCCCCGCCGCCATCCAAGGGGCAGCGGATGGCGCGCGTGCCGCGCCGCCATTGCTTGAATTGATCAAGGAGGCCGGTGCGCAACGTGCCGATGGTATCATCATTGGCTGCTTTGACGACACCGCCCTGACAGCTGCCGCCCGTCTTTCCAATTGCCCGGTGCTGGGCATTGGTCAGGCCGCTTACCATTTTGCGGCGCTGCGTAACTGGCGCTTTAGCGTTGTCACCACCCTTCCCATTTCTGTCCCGGTTCTTGAGGGAAATATTGTCAGGCTGGGGCTGGATCCTTTTCTGGGCCGGGTCCGCGCATCAGACATACCCGTGTTGGCACTACACGCGGACCCAGAGCAATCGATTGCGCGCATCACAAATGAGGCGCAAACCGCAGCCGCTGAGGATGGGATTGACGCGATTGTGCTGGGCTGTGCAGGAATGGTGCATGTGACCGAGGCAGTCCGCAGCAATCTGCAAATACCGGTCATTGATCCGGTTGTTGCGGCCGCAAAGGCCATGCGTTGGTTGATTTAA
- a CDS encoding protease modulator HflC, producing the protein MRKSAFLLPVAAIAVIGVLSSIFIVDEREKALVLQFGQIVRVQEEPGLGFKLPLIQEVVRYDDRILSRDLEPLEVTPSDDRRLIVDAFARYRIADVEQFRRAVGAGGEQTAANRLDSILRAKTREVLGSVSSNDILSTDRAALMLRIRNGAISEAQGLGLQVIDVRLKRTDLPPENLNATYERMKAERDREAADERARGNEAAQRIQAQADRTVIELVSDAERQSQIIQGEADARRNEIFASSFGADPEFFEFYRSMTAYQRSLTPGNATMVLSPDNEFFNYLKSDTGSAAQE; encoded by the coding sequence ATGCGGAAATCAGCATTCCTTCTACCCGTCGCTGCAATTGCTGTGATTGGCGTTCTGTCATCGATCTTTATCGTGGATGAACGCGAAAAGGCGCTTGTCCTGCAATTTGGTCAGATCGTCCGCGTGCAAGAGGAGCCGGGCCTTGGCTTTAAGCTTCCGCTGATCCAAGAGGTCGTGCGCTACGATGACCGGATCCTCAGCCGCGATCTTGAACCGCTTGAGGTCACACCATCGGATGATCGTCGCCTGATCGTTGACGCGTTTGCGCGCTACCGTATCGCGGATGTCGAACAGTTCCGACGCGCTGTCGGCGCGGGCGGCGAACAGACTGCAGCAAACCGGTTGGACAGTATCTTGCGTGCTAAAACGCGCGAGGTGCTCGGTTCGGTCAGCTCCAATGATATCCTGTCAACGGACCGTGCGGCGCTGATGCTGCGCATCCGCAATGGCGCGATTTCCGAAGCGCAGGGGCTGGGCCTTCAGGTCATTGACGTGCGCCTCAAGCGGACGGACCTGCCACCTGAAAACCTCAACGCGACTTATGAGCGGATGAAGGCCGAACGCGACCGGGAAGCGGCAGATGAACGCGCTCGCGGGAACGAAGCGGCGCAGCGTATCCAGGCGCAGGCCGACCGGACCGTGATCGAACTTGTCTCGGATGCAGAGCGGCAGTCGCAAATCATCCAGGGTGAGGCCGACGCCCGCCGGAACGAGATTTTCGCTTCCTCATTTGGGGCAGATCCAGAGTTCTTTGAATTCTACCGTTCCATGACCGCCTACCAGCGATCATTGACGCCAGGCAATGCCACCATGGTGCTGTCCCCGGATAATGAGTTCTTCAACTATCTCAAATCCGACACCGGAAGCGCCGCGCAGGAATAG
- the hflK gene encoding FtsH protease activity modulator HflK yields the protein MSGHSGGPWGGGGNNGSGGEDDNRGSGGRKPDNEGPNIPEIDDLVNKGREQLRVLMGGGGQGNNRGSSGGGAPAGPQLTRGTVAIGIFFAVAAWLAASFYTVRPEENSVELLLGDFLEVGEPGLNFAPWPFVSREVIAVTSERNIDIGTSRAGMDAGLMLTGDENIVDIDFQVVWNIDNPEAYLFNLADPPQTIEAVAESAMREIISQSELAPILNRDRGAIADQLSGLIQTTLDSYDSGVNIIRVNFDKADPPEPVIASFRAVQDAEQERDRVQNVADAYANRVVAEARGQAAQILEQAEGYRARVVNEAEGEASRFLAVLAEYEKAPEVTRKRLYLETMEEVLGGIDIILLDEGDGGGQGVVPYLPLNDLRRTPAATTGGSN from the coding sequence ATGTCAGGACATTCTGGGGGCCCATGGGGCGGCGGCGGCAATAACGGATCAGGCGGGGAGGACGACAATCGCGGAAGTGGTGGGCGTAAACCTGATAACGAGGGTCCGAATATTCCGGAAATCGATGATCTGGTGAACAAAGGGCGCGAACAATTGCGCGTGCTGATGGGCGGAGGCGGTCAAGGAAACAACCGCGGCTCTTCGGGCGGCGGTGCACCTGCGGGGCCGCAGCTGACGCGCGGGACTGTGGCGATCGGTATCTTCTTTGCAGTAGCCGCATGGCTTGCTGCATCCTTTTATACCGTCCGTCCCGAGGAAAATTCGGTGGAACTGCTTTTGGGTGATTTCCTGGAAGTCGGCGAGCCGGGCTTGAACTTTGCGCCATGGCCGTTTGTGTCGCGCGAAGTGATCGCTGTTACCTCTGAACGGAACATCGATATCGGGACCAGCCGGGCCGGTATGGATGCCGGGCTGATGCTAACGGGTGACGAAAACATCGTGGATATCGATTTCCAAGTGGTTTGGAATATCGATAACCCAGAGGCCTATCTGTTCAACCTCGCCGATCCGCCACAGACAATTGAGGCGGTGGCGGAATCCGCGATGCGTGAAATTATTTCGCAATCGGAATTGGCACCGATCCTGAACCGGGATCGTGGGGCCATTGCCGACCAGCTTAGCGGGCTGATCCAGACGACGCTTGATAGCTATGATTCTGGGGTGAACATCATCCGTGTGAACTTTGACAAAGCCGACCCGCCAGAGCCGGTAATCGCATCATTCCGTGCGGTGCAGGATGCCGAGCAGGAACGCGACCGGGTGCAAAACGTCGCTGATGCCTACGCAAATCGGGTCGTTGCCGAAGCGCGTGGTCAGGCCGCACAAATTCTTGAACAGGCCGAAGGGTATCGCGCCCGGGTCGTGAACGAAGCCGAAGGTGAAGCCTCACGCTTCCTAGCCGTTTTGGCCGAATATGAAAAAGCGCCAGAGGTCACTCGCAAACGGCTTTATCTGGAAACGATGGAAGAGGTCCTTGGCGGCATCGACATCATCTTGCTTGATGAGGGCGATGGGGGCGGACAAGGTGTCGTACCTTACCTGCCACTCAATGATCTGCGCCGCACACCGGCCGCGACAACCGGAGGATCAAACTAA
- the gor gene encoding glutathione-disulfide reductase has product MPFDYDLFVIGGGSGGVRAARVAAATGAKVALAEEFRMGGTCVIRGCVPKKLMVFASGYSEMFEDARAYGWELQEGAFDWTQFRTKLHAELDRLEGIYRRLLGNSDVTIFDARASIKDPHSVQLSTGQTISAKHIIVATGGRPVVPDIPGAEHGITSNDIFLLDEMPKSILIVGGGYIASEFAGILNGLGVAVTQFYRGDQILRGFDDEARSVVADGMRAKGVDLQLQTNVAQMEKRGDGIWVKDTNGVEKSYDQVMFATGRAPNSDGLGLEEAGVTLGRGGAILVDDYSQTKTPSIFAIGDVTDRVQLTPVAIREGMAFVETVFKGNPTKVDHALIPSAVFTQPELGTVGLTEEEAGKIEPVEIYSTSFKPMNHSFAGREDRVLMKLVVSKATRTVLGCHIVADHAGEMIQLAGIAVKMGATKEDFDRTVAVHPTMAEELVTMKEPVRSA; this is encoded by the coding sequence ATGCCTTTTGATTATGACCTTTTTGTCATTGGTGGCGGCTCTGGCGGCGTGCGCGCGGCCCGTGTTGCGGCCGCAACCGGGGCCAAGGTTGCGCTGGCCGAAGAATTTCGCATGGGCGGGACCTGTGTGATCCGGGGCTGTGTGCCCAAAAAGCTGATGGTTTTTGCCAGTGGCTATTCGGAAATGTTCGAAGATGCCCGCGCCTACGGCTGGGAGCTGCAGGAAGGCGCGTTTGACTGGACACAGTTCCGCACCAAACTGCATGCTGAGCTGGACCGCCTTGAAGGGATTTATCGGCGCCTTTTGGGCAATTCGGATGTCACGATTTTTGACGCCCGCGCCAGTATCAAAGACCCGCATAGCGTGCAGCTATCGACCGGGCAGACCATTTCGGCCAAGCATATCATTGTTGCCACCGGCGGGCGGCCGGTTGTGCCCGATATTCCGGGCGCTGAACATGGGATCACCTCAAATGACATCTTTCTGCTGGATGAGATGCCAAAGTCGATTCTGATCGTCGGCGGCGGTTATATCGCTTCGGAATTTGCGGGCATCCTGAATGGGCTTGGGGTTGCGGTCACGCAGTTTTACCGGGGCGATCAGATTTTGCGCGGCTTTGATGATGAAGCGCGCAGCGTAGTGGCCGACGGGATGCGCGCCAAGGGCGTGGATTTGCAATTGCAAACCAATGTCGCTCAGATGGAAAAACGCGGTGATGGTATCTGGGTCAAAGACACAAATGGCGTCGAAAAATCCTATGATCAGGTGATGTTCGCAACCGGGCGGGCGCCCAATTCAGACGGGCTTGGGCTGGAAGAGGCCGGGGTCACGCTGGGCCGGGGCGGCGCGATTTTGGTGGATGACTACAGTCAGACCAAGACCCCGTCGATCTTTGCGATCGGGGATGTGACCGACCGGGTGCAGTTGACGCCTGTTGCGATCCGCGAAGGGATGGCCTTTGTCGAAACCGTATTCAAGGGGAACCCGACCAAGGTCGATCACGCCTTGATCCCGTCAGCCGTCTTTACTCAGCCCGAATTGGGCACAGTTGGCCTGACCGAAGAAGAAGCGGGCAAGATCGAACCGGTTGAGATTTACAGCACATCCTTTAAGCCGATGAACCACAGTTTCGCCGGACGCGAAGATCGGGTGCTGATGAAGCTGGTGGTCAGCAAGGCGACGCGGACCGTTCTGGGCTGTCATATTGTCGCAGATCACGCGGGTGAAATGATCCAGCTTGCCGGGATTGCGGTGAAGATGGGGGCGACAAAAGAGGATTTTGACCGTACAGTGGCCGTTCACCCGACCATGGCCGAAGAATTGGTGACAATGAAGGAACCGGTCCGCAGCGCTTGA
- the rpiA gene encoding ribose-5-phosphate isomerase RpiA, which produces MPTELSPIDTAKFVAAKQACEYVESGMKVGLGTGSTAAWLVQCLGELVRDEGLKIQGVPTSSRTAKLARDVGIDVITLDEAKWLDVTIDGADEYDSELCLIKGGGGAHLQEKVVATASDRMIVIADASKKVDTLGAFPLPIEVLQFGARTTEELVVETLRNMDVLGRDVSLRMAGDAPFITDEGNFIFDLHLKRIGNPRQMSLALNQIPGVVENGLFIDICDVVVVGHASGQVDVRDITNGTSEVIRFDVQDDENIFADLAD; this is translated from the coding sequence ATGCCTACGGAATTGTCGCCCATTGATACCGCCAAATTTGTCGCCGCCAAGCAGGCGTGTGAATATGTCGAAAGCGGTATGAAAGTCGGGCTGGGGACCGGCTCAACCGCTGCATGGCTGGTCCAATGCCTGGGCGAGCTGGTGCGTGATGAGGGGCTGAAAATTCAAGGTGTACCCACCTCAAGCCGGACGGCGAAACTGGCCCGGGATGTGGGGATTGATGTCATCACCCTTGATGAGGCGAAATGGCTGGATGTGACCATAGATGGGGCTGACGAATATGACAGCGAGCTCTGCCTGATCAAAGGCGGGGGCGGCGCGCATTTGCAGGAAAAGGTCGTCGCCACAGCCAGCGACCGGATGATTGTCATCGCTGATGCGTCCAAGAAAGTTGACACATTGGGGGCGTTTCCGCTGCCGATTGAGGTATTGCAATTCGGTGCGCGCACCACAGAAGAGCTGGTGGTTGAGACCCTGCGCAATATGGATGTGCTCGGCCGAGATGTGAGCCTGCGCATGGCGGGGGATGCGCCCTTTATCACAGATGAGGGAAATTTCATCTTTGATCTGCATCTTAAACGGATCGGCAATCCACGCCAGATGAGCCTGGCGCTGAACCAAATCCCGGGTGTGGTTGAAAACGGCTTGTTCATTGATATCTGCGACGTGGTGGTTGTCGGCCATGCCAGCGGGCAGGTGGATGTGCGCGACATTACCAATGGCACAAGCGAAGTGATCCGCTTTGATGTGCAGGATGACGAAAATATCTTTGCCGATCTGGCAGACTAA
- a CDS encoding glutathione S-transferase family protein, with product MSTPLCLHYAPDNASLCVRLALEELGQPYTTQLVGRSARAQRSPAYLALNPNGLIPVLETPQGPMFETAAILIWLADTYGALMPQPADPARAHALQWMVWLSNTLHPALRMMFCPKQYTDADIDTFRDFTRQTVRQKLTLLNDATHADWLDADSPSIMGCYLGPMLRWATLYGQTLAPGELANWPRLYDFAKRQEARPAASRAAKAEGLGPTPFSAPGPCQPTEGSAL from the coding sequence ATGAGCACGCCCCTTTGCCTACATTATGCCCCTGATAACGCATCACTTTGTGTGCGGCTGGCCCTTGAAGAGCTGGGCCAGCCCTATACCACACAGCTGGTTGGTCGCAGCGCCCGCGCCCAGCGCAGCCCCGCCTATCTGGCGCTAAACCCCAACGGTCTGATCCCGGTGCTGGAAACACCGCAGGGTCCGATGTTTGAAACTGCCGCTATTCTGATCTGGCTGGCCGATACTTATGGCGCGCTGATGCCTCAACCTGCGGACCCCGCCCGTGCCCATGCGCTGCAATGGATGGTCTGGCTGTCCAACACTCTGCACCCGGCTTTGCGGATGATGTTCTGCCCCAAACAATATACCGATGCGGATATCGATACGTTCCGTGATTTCACCCGCCAAACTGTGCGCCAAAAGCTGACGCTGCTCAACGATGCCACCCATGCTGACTGGCTGGATGCCGACAGCCCCAGCATTATGGGCTGCTATCTGGGGCCAATGCTGCGTTGGGCCACGCTATATGGCCAGACCTTAGCGCCAGGCGAGCTGGCAAATTGGCCGCGCCTTTACGATTTCGCCAAGCGGCAAGAGGCACGCCCCGCCGCGTCGCGCGCCGCCAAGGCCGAAGGGTTGGGGCCCACCCCATTTTCTGCGCCTGGACCTTGTCAGCCAACAGAGGGCAGTGCGCTTTAA